In a genomic window of Helianthus annuus cultivar XRQ/B chromosome 10, HanXRQr2.0-SUNRISE, whole genome shotgun sequence:
- the LOC110882786 gene encoding ATP-dependent DNA helicase PIF1-like: MPDCSNSEALPFGGKVIVFGGDFRQILPVVPNGSRQDIVNASLSSSYIWNNCKLLMLTKNMRLTVGMNDGDIDKTKQIAKWLLDIGEGKLGGRNDGEAVIDIPQELLITGSTNPIGSLINFVYPLILESFNDPNYFQERAILAPKNDVVHEINDTLLAMFPGDHKEYLSSDSICQSENKNGLCNGTRLQVVRLGDRIIEAKVISGNNIGTRTFIPRINLSPSDKRIPFKLQRRQFPIAVCFAMAINKSQGQSLSKVGLFLKQPVFTHGHLYVAASRVKSMDGLRMLILDADGNVTNKTTNVVYKEIFSNL, from the exons ATGCCTGATTGTTCAAATAGCGAAGCTTTACCATTTGGAGGAAAGGTAATTGTATTTGGTGGTGACTTTAGACAAATTCTTCCTGTTGTTCCAAATGGCTCTAGACAAGATATCGTGAATGCTTCACTGAGTTCGTCATATATATGGAATAACTGCAAGTTACTAATGCTAACAAAAAACATGAGGCTTACTGTTGGCATGAATGATGGTGATATTGACAAGACGAAACAGATTGCTAAATGGCTTTTGGATATTGGCGAGGGAAAACTTGGTGGTCGCAACGACGGGGAAGCTGTTATTGATATACCTCAAGAACTGTTGATTACTGGTTCGACTAACCCTATCGGTAGTCTGATCAACTTTGTGTATCCTTTGATACTTGAATCGTTCAATgatccaaattattttcaagaaaGAGCCATACTTGCTCCAAAGAACGACGTTGTTCACGAGATAAATGATACCTTATTAGCAATGTTTCCTGGTGATCATAAAGAGTATCTAAGTTCAGATTCTATCTGCCAATCTGAGAAT AAAAACGGTCTGTGCAATGGTACAAGATTACAAGTCGTTAGACTTGGTGATCGGATTATTGAAGCAAAAGTTATTTCTGGTAATAATATTGGGACTAGAACTTTTATTCCAAGGATCAATCTTTCCCCCTCTGACAAACGAATACCTTTCAAGCTTCAAAGAAGGCAATTCCCGATAGCTGTGTGTTTTGCAATGGCGATAAATAAAAGCCAAGGACAGTCATTATCGAAGGTTGGTTTGTTTCTAAAGCAGCCTGTTTTCACTCACGGACATCTATATGTTGCAGCTTCGAGAGTCAAAAGCATGGATGGTTTAAGGATGTTAATATTAGACGCTGATGGGAACGTTACTAATAAAACTACAAATGTCGTGTACAAAGAGATATTCTCAAATTTATAG